The following are encoded in a window of Telmatobacter sp. DSM 110680 genomic DNA:
- the pstC gene encoding phosphate ABC transporter permease subunit PstC, translated as MPEIRVSQSPTPATPKVSVTERAAAPPKELSDVRKFLMTRGNSAVADRAFHVLMVICALSIFGIVLLILTELILRSGLAWHHLGFHFFYMTPAHDPYSGQPTYWDPVNGHFSALPFVYGTLVSSLLSLLIAVPLAIGLAIFLTEMCPGFLRGPLAFITELLAAIPSIIYGLWAVFILVPLLREHVNPLLVKYLGWTKLFVDDNPTGLGYVAAAVILAIMILPIISSLTREVMTAVPHSQREAVLALGATRWEMIRMGVLRNARIGIVGAVILGLGRALGETMAVTMVIGNTPEINKSLLANGATMASVIANEFAEASGDLHRSALIEIGLALFIVTILVNALARILVWAVTRGAPASAH; from the coding sequence GTGCCAGAAATACGCGTCTCTCAGTCTCCAACTCCTGCTACGCCAAAAGTTTCGGTCACGGAACGGGCAGCGGCGCCTCCGAAGGAGTTGTCCGACGTTCGCAAGTTCCTGATGACTCGGGGAAACTCGGCTGTTGCTGACCGTGCATTTCATGTGTTGATGGTGATTTGTGCGCTCAGCATTTTCGGCATTGTTTTGCTGATTTTGACGGAGCTGATACTGCGTTCGGGACTGGCCTGGCATCATCTTGGTTTTCATTTCTTTTACATGACACCGGCGCATGATCCTTATTCGGGACAGCCCACGTATTGGGATCCCGTGAATGGTCATTTCAGTGCGTTGCCGTTTGTGTACGGAACGCTGGTGTCTTCGCTGCTGTCGCTCTTGATCGCGGTTCCACTGGCGATCGGGCTAGCGATCTTCCTGACCGAGATGTGCCCGGGATTTCTGCGGGGACCACTGGCATTTATTACGGAATTGCTTGCGGCGATTCCCAGCATCATTTATGGGCTTTGGGCCGTGTTTATTCTCGTGCCGCTGTTGCGTGAACATGTGAACCCGCTTCTGGTGAAATATCTGGGATGGACCAAGCTCTTTGTCGACGACAATCCCACCGGCCTGGGTTACGTGGCTGCGGCCGTAATTCTAGCCATTATGATTCTCCCGATCATTTCCTCACTGACGCGCGAGGTGATGACGGCCGTGCCGCATTCGCAGCGCGAAGCAGTGCTGGCGCTGGGAGCGACACGCTGGGAGATGATTCGCATGGGCGTGCTGCGCAATGCGCGGATTGGCATTGTGGGCGCTGTCATCCTGGGGCTTGGTCGCGCACTTGGCGAGACTATGGCCGTGACTATGGTGATCGGCAATACGCCGGAGATAAACAAGTCACTGCTGGCGAACGGGGCTACGATGGCGTCAGTAATCGCCAACGAATTTGCCGAGGCCTCCGGCGATTTGCATCGCAGCGCGCTGATTGAGATCGGGCTGGCATTGTTCATTGTGACAATTCTCGTGAATGCGCTGGCGCGAATTCTGGTTTGGGCGGTGACGCGTGGAGCGCCGGCGAGTGCACATTGA
- the phoU gene encoding phosphate signaling complex protein PhoU — translation MTRIRFQQSLDQLKENLLVMAGLAEQAIQRAIEAYRVRDLSICDLVSRSEVAINRLERDIDQAALDLLAMEQPMAIDLRFILSVIKINADLERVGDAAKSISERVRNMEQMAAVPDLPVDIPRMATLSAEMVRKSLQSFIDADPELARAVLLMDDAVDKMNRAAYKSLTKVMEEQSHIAPQALNALMICRALERVADHATNIAEDVIFWIQGADVRHHKSVLAAQKKAAEAAG, via the coding sequence ATGACACGCATTCGCTTTCAACAGAGTCTCGACCAGCTTAAGGAAAACTTGCTGGTGATGGCCGGCTTGGCCGAGCAGGCGATTCAGCGTGCAATTGAGGCGTACCGGGTGCGCGACCTCTCCATCTGCGACCTGGTGAGCCGAAGCGAAGTGGCGATCAATCGGCTGGAGCGCGACATCGATCAGGCGGCGCTGGATTTGCTGGCCATGGAGCAGCCAATGGCGATCGACCTTCGTTTCATCTTGAGTGTGATCAAAATCAATGCCGACTTGGAACGCGTGGGCGACGCAGCGAAGAGCATCAGTGAGCGCGTGCGCAACATGGAACAAATGGCTGCTGTTCCGGACTTGCCGGTGGATATTCCGCGGATGGCGACGCTCTCGGCAGAGATGGTGCGCAAGAGTCTGCAGTCCTTTATCGATGCGGACCCGGAACTGGCTCGAGCCGTGCTGCTAATGGATGATGCGGTAGACAAGATGAACCGGGCGGCTTACAAGTCGCTGACCAAGGTGATGGAGGAGCAGAGCCATATTGCTCCGCAGGCGCTGAACGCGCTGATGATCTGCCGCGCGCTTGAGCGGGTTGCCGATCACGCGACCAACATCGCCGAGGATGTAATCTTCTGGATCCAGGGTGCGGACGTGCGCCACCACAAAAGCGTCCTGGCAGCACAAAAGAAGGCCGCAGAAGCTGCTGGCTGA
- the pstB gene encoding phosphate ABC transporter ATP-binding protein PstB, whose amino-acid sequence MGVGIEVTNLNAWYGNNHTLQDINLNIPANHATALIGPSGCGKSTFVRCLNRMHETNPIARVTGTVRIGDLDIYSDAKPVEIRRRVGMVFQRPNPFPTMSIYDNVASGLKLNGYSNRRALDEIVERSLKDSALWDEVKDDLKSKSGASLSGGQQQRLCIARALAVDPEVLLMDEPASALDPVSTSKIEDLIFQLKSQYTIVIVTHNMQQAARVAEKTGFFLNGRMVEFDSTHKIFTNPSDKRTEDYITGRFG is encoded by the coding sequence GTGGGTGTAGGCATCGAGGTGACGAACCTGAATGCGTGGTACGGAAACAACCACACGCTGCAGGACATCAACCTGAACATTCCGGCCAATCATGCCACTGCGCTGATTGGTCCATCTGGTTGCGGCAAGAGCACGTTTGTGCGCTGCCTGAATCGGATGCACGAAACAAATCCTATAGCGCGTGTCACGGGAACGGTGCGCATCGGCGATCTGGACATATATAGCGATGCGAAGCCGGTTGAAATCAGGCGGCGCGTGGGCATGGTGTTCCAGCGCCCAAACCCGTTTCCAACTATGTCGATTTATGACAATGTGGCATCAGGGCTTAAGCTCAACGGCTATTCGAATCGTCGCGCCCTGGATGAGATCGTCGAACGTTCGCTCAAGGATTCGGCTTTGTGGGATGAGGTCAAGGATGATTTGAAATCGAAATCGGGTGCGAGCCTCTCGGGAGGACAGCAGCAGCGATTGTGCATTGCGCGTGCGCTTGCGGTGGATCCCGAGGTTCTGCTGATGGACGAACCGGCATCGGCGCTTGACCCGGTATCTACTTCGAAAATAGAAGACCTGATCTTTCAGCTCAAATCGCAGTACACTATCGTGATTGTGACCCACAACATGCAGCAGGCTGCGCGCGTCGCGGAAAAGACCGGCTTCTTCTTGAATGGGCGCATGGTGGAGTTCGATTCGACGCATAAGATCTTTACGAATCCAAGCGACAAACGCACTGAGGATTACATCACGGGACGGTTCGGATGA
- a CDS encoding mismatch repair protein, with protein sequence MGAIDTTKDLNDPAAMYSARLRELRAVQASDKNLERNLGYAKVAVAFATILSALLLLYYIKLFWLLLIPAVLFVYLSILHEKRLQQIRLRQRAIEFYERGEARLEDRWAGTGERGDRFLDAAHPYARDLDIFGSGSLFELLCTARTRAGEETLAAWLLVAAPAEEILARHGAIRDLNTRIQLHEELFCLGETIRAGVHPKELSKWGARRPILKSIAIRITTSVLGALWIAGMVAWAVWGLGSVGLAISALNLAWAHRLHSRWDESAEAIEKATKDLDVLAGVLKLIDGGQFAAEKLQNIQARLKHDRFVPSEAIRKLDRIVGYLESRRNPAMRLLDVLTFWSAQCVFLAEGWQQEFGPHIREWLDAVGEFEALTALAGYAFEHPGDVLPQFVEKGPLFETEGMTHPLLPSKKAVRNDVKLGDDLRLIVLSGPNMAGKSTFIRSVGVNAVLAQCGAPVRANALKMSSLSVAASICVLDSLSGGTSRFYAEIRRLKITEDLSNGPIPVLFLMDELLSGTNSHDRLEGTKLIVKSLIDRGAVGVVSTHDLALAEIPATMDGRAENCHFEDRLEEGKLIFDYKLKPGVVKTSNALELMRSIGLGAMKTDR encoded by the coding sequence ATGGGCGCGATTGATACAACGAAAGATTTGAATGATCCCGCTGCGATGTACTCCGCGCGCCTGAGAGAGTTGCGGGCGGTGCAGGCCTCCGATAAGAATCTGGAACGGAACCTCGGATACGCCAAAGTTGCGGTAGCTTTTGCGACCATTCTTTCAGCGCTGCTTCTGTTGTATTACATCAAGCTGTTTTGGCTGCTGCTTATACCCGCGGTTCTATTCGTCTATCTATCCATCCTCCACGAAAAACGCCTGCAACAGATTCGACTAAGGCAACGCGCCATAGAATTCTACGAGCGCGGAGAGGCTCGCCTGGAGGATCGCTGGGCGGGAACCGGGGAAAGAGGGGACAGATTTCTCGATGCGGCGCATCCATACGCGCGTGATCTGGATATTTTCGGATCGGGTTCGTTATTTGAACTCCTTTGCACGGCGCGTACGAGAGCGGGTGAGGAAACGCTGGCGGCATGGTTGCTAGTTGCTGCCCCGGCGGAGGAGATTCTTGCGCGGCACGGTGCAATTCGCGACTTAAACACACGTATCCAATTGCACGAAGAGTTGTTCTGCTTAGGAGAGACGATACGCGCTGGAGTGCATCCCAAAGAGTTGTCGAAATGGGGAGCGCGGCGGCCGATTTTAAAGAGTATTGCGATTCGCATCACGACAAGTGTGCTTGGAGCCTTGTGGATAGCGGGCATGGTGGCGTGGGCAGTTTGGGGACTTGGATCAGTTGGCTTGGCCATCTCGGCGCTCAACCTAGCGTGGGCGCATCGCTTGCATTCGCGATGGGACGAATCTGCAGAGGCAATCGAGAAAGCGACAAAGGACCTTGATGTACTTGCAGGTGTCTTGAAACTGATCGACGGTGGGCAATTCGCTGCCGAAAAGTTGCAGAACATTCAAGCGCGATTGAAGCACGATCGCTTTGTCCCATCGGAAGCGATTCGCAAGCTCGATCGCATCGTCGGCTACCTTGAGTCGAGACGCAATCCGGCAATGCGCTTGCTGGATGTGCTGACCTTCTGGAGCGCGCAGTGCGTCTTTCTGGCGGAGGGTTGGCAGCAGGAGTTTGGACCGCACATTCGCGAATGGCTCGACGCGGTCGGTGAGTTTGAGGCGCTGACCGCATTGGCCGGCTATGCGTTTGAACATCCAGGCGACGTTCTGCCTCAGTTTGTAGAAAAGGGTCCGCTGTTTGAAACAGAGGGCATGACCCACCCGCTGCTTCCTTCGAAAAAAGCTGTTCGCAACGACGTGAAGCTCGGCGATGATCTCCGGCTTATCGTCCTGAGCGGGCCGAATATGGCCGGGAAAAGCACGTTCATTCGCTCGGTTGGAGTGAATGCGGTTCTTGCCCAGTGCGGCGCGCCGGTGCGAGCCAACGCGCTGAAAATGTCGTCACTGTCTGTGGCGGCATCCATCTGCGTGCTGGATTCGCTTTCGGGTGGCACCTCGCGCTTCTATGCCGAAATTCGCCGCCTGAAGATTACCGAGGATCTCTCCAACGGGCCGATACCAGTTTTGTTTCTGATGGATGAGTTGTTATCGGGGACGAACTCGCACGATCGGCTGGAGGGTACAAAGCTGATTGTTAAGAGCCTGATTGATCGCGGTGCGGTTGGAGTTGTAAGCACGCACGACCTTGCGCTTGCCGAGATTCCAGCAACGATGGATGGGCGCGCTGAGAATTGTCATTTTGAGGATCGGCTCGAAGAGGGCAAGCTCATCTTCGATTACAAGCTCAAGCCGGGCGTGGTGAAGACCAGTAATGCGCTGGAACTGATGCGCTCAATCGGGCTTGGCGCGATGAAAACGGATCGCTAA
- a CDS encoding alpha-L-rhamnosidase C-terminal domain-containing protein, with protein MRQISLILALAFASTSVFSQSTVQAAPHREWKAAWITHPTAPLREPIVLHFRRSLDLPSVPATYLVRVSADNRFILYVNGKRVGDGPARGDLAHWRYERFNIALYLRSGHNLVTATVWNFGLYAPVAQISDRTAFLLESEASGATGISTPAGWLVEEELGHTPLDRSTVTIKTYLASGPGEQIDASKYDWNWNADSAGSNWVPAASPMRDSIFSGTNVAHSADTTGDNFWGLVPDELPNMEYSPTPSGDVVRLDDITAKQPDARSFPSKLASLPARGHFHILLDRKTLTTAYPELIVSGGKGSHIVLTYSEALYDKEQHKGDRDEVANREALGLTDSFLPDGGQHRVFMPLWWRTWRYLDLNITTGDEALTLESLKAYFTAYPFEERAKFESDNTDLDKIWDISWRTARDDAHETYMDTPYYEQLQYVGDTRIQALISYTVAGDDRLGRQAMAAFDQSRIPEGITRSRYPSSLPQNIPTFSLLWIGMLHDYWMYRPDPQFVRSELQGTRDVLTWYAKYENPDGLLRELPWWSFIDWVPSGEIPTYDEHRESCVTSLQYLGALIEAADLEQHLGDPTLATRYQSRIDHIRPALASKCWVSSRGMLADNPGQKMFNQQANILGVLYDVIPKDRQQDVLHRMLAIEPGTTPEGVLAASYYFRYYLARALDHAGMADEYLRSLDPWRKLLPLHFSTWPEIPGDTRSDSHAWSAHPIYDMLTLVAGIEPASPGFATVRIAPHLGSLDHLNVTFPHPEGDIKVEYRREGSELTASVTLPGTLTGTFVFNGKTQPLKPGLNNIRAK; from the coding sequence ATGCGCCAAATCTCGCTGATTCTTGCCCTCGCCTTCGCGTCCACCAGCGTCTTCTCCCAATCCACGGTTCAGGCCGCGCCGCACCGCGAGTGGAAGGCGGCATGGATCACCCACCCCACTGCGCCTCTGCGCGAACCCATCGTTCTGCATTTCCGGCGGTCGCTAGACCTGCCATCGGTTCCTGCCACGTATCTCGTTCGTGTCAGCGCCGACAACCGCTTCATCCTGTACGTGAATGGAAAGCGAGTCGGTGACGGTCCTGCCCGAGGCGACCTAGCCCACTGGCGCTATGAGCGCTTCAATATCGCTCTATACCTCCGGTCTGGCCATAATCTCGTCACTGCGACCGTCTGGAACTTCGGTCTGTACGCCCCCGTCGCCCAGATAAGCGACCGCACCGCGTTTTTGCTCGAAAGCGAGGCATCCGGCGCAACCGGTATCAGCACCCCCGCGGGATGGCTGGTCGAAGAAGAACTTGGTCATACCCCGCTGGATCGCTCTACAGTGACCATCAAGACCTACCTGGCCTCTGGACCTGGGGAGCAGATCGATGCCTCCAAATACGACTGGAATTGGAACGCCGACTCTGCCGGATCGAATTGGGTTCCCGCCGCCAGCCCCATGCGCGACAGCATCTTCTCCGGCACCAATGTGGCCCACTCTGCCGACACTACCGGCGACAATTTTTGGGGGCTGGTTCCAGATGAATTGCCCAACATGGAATATTCACCCACGCCGTCAGGCGACGTCGTCAGACTCGACGACATCACTGCGAAACAGCCGGACGCGCGTTCGTTTCCTTCGAAACTGGCCAGCCTCCCTGCCCGCGGTCACTTTCACATTCTCCTCGACCGCAAAACCCTGACCACCGCCTATCCCGAACTTATCGTCTCAGGTGGCAAAGGCTCTCATATCGTTCTCACATACTCCGAGGCGCTCTATGACAAGGAACAGCACAAAGGAGACCGCGATGAAGTTGCCAATCGCGAGGCGCTCGGCCTAACCGACAGCTTCCTCCCCGACGGCGGCCAGCATCGCGTCTTCATGCCGCTCTGGTGGCGCACCTGGCGCTATCTAGATCTCAATATCACCACGGGGGACGAAGCTCTGACTCTCGAATCACTCAAGGCATATTTCACCGCCTACCCCTTCGAGGAGCGAGCCAAATTCGAATCCGATAATACTGACCTCGACAAGATCTGGGACATCAGCTGGCGCACTGCCCGTGATGACGCCCATGAAACCTACATGGATACGCCCTACTACGAGCAACTCCAGTACGTCGGCGACACTCGCATCCAGGCGCTTATCTCGTACACGGTTGCTGGCGACGACCGGCTTGGCCGACAGGCGATGGCCGCTTTCGACCAGTCCCGCATTCCTGAAGGCATCACGCGCAGCCGCTATCCCAGCAGTCTTCCACAGAACATCCCCACGTTCTCCCTGCTTTGGATCGGCATGCTCCACGACTACTGGATGTACCGCCCCGACCCTCAGTTTGTCCGCAGTGAACTTCAAGGTACGCGCGACGTCCTCACGTGGTATGCCAAATACGAAAACCCCGACGGCCTTCTTCGCGAACTCCCCTGGTGGAGTTTCATTGACTGGGTTCCCTCCGGTGAGATTCCCACTTACGACGAGCATCGCGAATCCTGCGTCACTTCCCTTCAGTACCTCGGCGCTCTCATCGAAGCTGCCGATCTCGAGCAGCATCTCGGCGACCCCACGCTGGCCACGCGCTACCAGTCCCGCATCGACCACATTCGACCTGCTCTGGCTTCAAAGTGCTGGGTGTCCTCCCGAGGAATGCTGGCCGACAACCCGGGTCAAAAGATGTTCAACCAGCAAGCCAACATCCTCGGCGTCCTCTACGACGTGATTCCCAAAGATCGTCAGCAAGACGTCTTGCACCGAATGCTTGCGATTGAACCAGGCACAACACCGGAAGGCGTATTAGCGGCCTCTTACTACTTCCGCTATTACCTCGCCCGCGCGCTTGACCATGCTGGCATGGCCGATGAATATCTCAGGTCCCTAGATCCCTGGCGCAAGCTGCTTCCGCTGCACTTCAGCACCTGGCCGGAGATCCCCGGCGACACCCGCTCCGATTCACACGCATGGTCGGCCCATCCTATCTACGACATGCTCACCCTTGTCGCCGGTATTGAACCCGCGAGTCCCGGCTTCGCAACCGTTCGCATCGCTCCCCACCTGGGCTCCCTTGATCACCTCAACGTGACCTTTCCACATCCTGAAGGCGATATAAAGGTCGAGTACCGCCGCGAAGGCTCCGAGCTGACCGCGTCAGTGACTCTACCCGGCACGCTCACCGGAACTTTTGTTTTCAACGGCAAAACACAGCCGCTCAAGCCTGGTCTTAACAATATTCGAGCGAAATAG
- the pstA gene encoding phosphate ABC transporter permease PstA: protein MAARGSSFKSGFRTITDHAVTGLAILATALVIVPLIAIFVYLVYKGARSLNLAFFTQNPVPEGESGGGMANAIVGSGVLLGIASAIGVPIGIGAGIYLAEFGRGTKLANAIRFTADVLNGVPSIVMGLAAYSLIVIPQGHFSAFSGGVALGIMMIPTVARTSEEMLLMVPNTIREAALGLGLPNWRSVLSITVKTASPGIITGCMLAFARVAGETAPLIFTALGNAFWSTDPNRPIEALPLQIWVYATGPYEDQHRLAWAGALVLIALIVIAVSLVRYVTSRGVLKGAS from the coding sequence ATGGCGGCTAGAGGATCCAGTTTCAAATCCGGATTCAGGACGATTACCGATCATGCGGTGACCGGGTTAGCTATCCTCGCCACCGCGCTGGTGATCGTGCCGCTCATCGCCATCTTTGTCTACCTGGTCTACAAGGGCGCTCGCTCACTTAACCTTGCGTTCTTTACGCAGAATCCGGTGCCTGAGGGCGAGTCGGGTGGCGGCATGGCAAATGCCATTGTTGGATCGGGTGTGTTGCTTGGAATCGCGAGCGCGATTGGGGTGCCGATCGGAATTGGCGCAGGAATCTACCTTGCGGAATTCGGTCGCGGTACAAAGCTGGCCAACGCTATCCGCTTCACTGCAGATGTGCTCAACGGCGTTCCGTCGATCGTGATGGGCCTGGCTGCGTATTCACTGATTGTGATTCCGCAGGGACACTTTTCGGCTTTTTCCGGCGGAGTGGCGTTGGGGATCATGATGATTCCTACAGTGGCGCGAACTTCAGAAGAGATGCTGCTTATGGTGCCGAATACGATTCGGGAGGCAGCCTTGGGACTGGGATTGCCGAACTGGCGCTCGGTACTTTCCATTACCGTAAAAACTGCGTCGCCGGGAATTATCACTGGTTGCATGCTTGCATTCGCGCGCGTCGCGGGAGAGACTGCACCGCTGATTTTCACAGCGTTGGGCAATGCATTCTGGAGTACCGATCCAAATCGTCCGATAGAGGCGCTGCCATTGCAGATCTGGGTGTATGCGACCGGTCCGTATGAGGATCAGCATCGCCTGGCATGGGCCGGAGCACTGGTGCTGATTGCGCTGATTGTGATTGCTGTTTCGCTGGTGCGGTATGTGACCAGCCGCGGAGTTCTGAAAGGGGCAAGCTAG
- a CDS encoding homoserine dehydrogenase: MPSQGKAVSEKDQSAADNAGRFPLRVALFGFGTVGSSVARILLESKPEGVEITHIYNRNVARKKADWVPPSVVWSEDWESVLASDVDVIVELVGGLDPAGNWVRRAIEAGKSVVTANKKLIAYHGVELERLAAAKGGHLKYGAAVAGGIPVIPGLEQGLAGDRIARMEGILNGTCNFILSKMEAGAEYAAVLAEAQAKGYAETDPTEDVGGFDARSKLAILMRLALRVVVDPDEIVPQPITSVTAVDFSYARDLNCTIRQVARAEERDGAVAATVGPMLVDKGSPMAWSRGTENMVILTGHYGGDVVFSGHGAGGHPTAVAVVSDLLALAHGSRRVAIPSVPAKIGAEFEVPHYIRFTVVDRPGIVSEITGALARERINIRAIVQKPGYPSEALPFVVTVEPCRSSALKRALAEIGKMDCLLEAPLDLQMLE; the protein is encoded by the coding sequence ATGCCGTCTCAAGGGAAAGCTGTTTCGGAGAAAGATCAAAGTGCTGCTGATAATGCCGGGCGGTTTCCGCTGCGTGTGGCCTTGTTTGGATTCGGCACTGTGGGCAGTTCGGTAGCAAGGATATTGCTTGAGTCAAAGCCTGAAGGGGTCGAGATCACGCATATCTACAACCGCAACGTCGCGCGGAAGAAGGCAGATTGGGTTCCCCCGAGCGTGGTTTGGAGCGAGGATTGGGAGTCGGTTCTAGCTTCGGACGTGGACGTGATTGTAGAGCTCGTCGGTGGACTCGATCCGGCAGGCAACTGGGTCCGCAGAGCCATTGAAGCGGGCAAAAGCGTTGTCACCGCCAATAAGAAACTCATTGCCTATCACGGCGTCGAACTCGAGCGGCTGGCCGCTGCCAAGGGCGGACATCTGAAGTATGGTGCCGCGGTTGCCGGTGGAATTCCTGTGATCCCCGGCCTAGAGCAGGGGCTGGCTGGTGATCGTATCGCGCGCATGGAGGGGATTCTAAACGGAACTTGCAACTTTATCCTGAGCAAAATGGAGGCGGGCGCCGAGTATGCGGCGGTGCTGGCAGAGGCGCAGGCGAAAGGCTATGCGGAGACCGATCCAACGGAAGACGTGGGCGGCTTCGATGCGCGATCGAAACTCGCCATCCTGATGCGCCTGGCTTTACGCGTGGTGGTCGATCCGGATGAGATTGTGCCGCAGCCGATCACAAGCGTAACGGCGGTGGATTTCAGTTATGCCCGGGATTTGAACTGCACGATTCGCCAGGTGGCGCGGGCCGAGGAACGGGATGGGGCAGTCGCCGCGACGGTTGGGCCGATGCTGGTGGACAAAGGGTCGCCAATGGCATGGTCGCGCGGTACAGAAAACATGGTCATCCTGACCGGTCACTATGGCGGCGACGTAGTGTTCTCAGGGCACGGAGCGGGCGGACATCCAACTGCGGTCGCAGTCGTAAGTGACTTGCTCGCTTTGGCGCATGGTTCGCGTCGCGTGGCGATTCCTTCAGTGCCGGCCAAGATTGGGGCGGAGTTCGAAGTGCCGCATTACATTCGGTTCACCGTGGTGGACCGGCCGGGGATTGTGTCGGAGATTACGGGCGCACTTGCCCGGGAGCGAATCAATATTCGAGCAATCGTACAGAAACCCGGGTACCCGTCGGAAGCGTTGCCATTTGTGGTGACAGTGGAACCCTGCAGATCGTCGGCGCTGAAGCGGGCGTTAGCAGAGATCGGCAAGATGGACTGCCTGCTTGAGGCGCCCCTTGATTTGCAAATGCTTGAATAG
- a CDS encoding LacI family DNA-binding transcriptional regulator, protein MARSKDSTPSGHVNLRTLAEHLELSQTTVSLVLNNSPSAKSIPQETRNRVLEAAARLNYRPNYFARSLRQSRSMSVGVLAPDLSEGYFTRVMSGVVQELTRAHYFYFTACHDWNRELIEQYPRMLVERAVDGFLLLNTPADQIEVPVPVVAISAHSEVPNVTNIVLDHHEAVASALKHLYELGHRRIAFMRGPHAIPDSEFRWQSIQQVAEEIGLRIDPTLVVRIDSAGWSIKAGEHPMAPEIGHKPMKGLLDQTRDFTAVFCFNDIAAIGAIRALKDAGLRVPEDVSVVGFDDIQSAAYNTPSLTTVRQPLFEMGQRGAQILLERIANREAPFSAEVVMAPELVIRESTGPAKYFKEY, encoded by the coding sequence ATGGCAAGAAGCAAAGACTCGACGCCATCAGGGCACGTCAATTTAAGAACACTTGCTGAACACCTGGAGCTGTCACAGACCACCGTTTCGCTGGTTCTCAACAATTCACCTTCAGCAAAGTCCATCCCCCAGGAGACACGCAACCGCGTGCTCGAGGCGGCGGCGCGTCTCAACTATCGCCCCAATTACTTTGCGCGTTCGCTTCGCCAGAGCCGCTCCATGTCCGTCGGTGTGCTTGCACCCGATTTGAGCGAAGGCTACTTCACGCGCGTGATGAGCGGAGTGGTGCAGGAGCTCACACGCGCTCACTACTTCTACTTCACCGCCTGCCACGACTGGAATCGCGAACTGATTGAGCAGTACCCCCGCATGCTCGTAGAGCGCGCCGTCGACGGCTTCCTGCTTTTGAACACCCCTGCCGACCAGATTGAGGTTCCAGTCCCTGTTGTCGCGATTTCGGCGCATAGCGAAGTGCCAAACGTCACCAACATCGTCCTCGACCACCATGAGGCGGTCGCATCGGCGCTCAAACACCTCTATGAATTGGGTCATCGCCGCATTGCTTTCATGCGCGGCCCCCATGCTATTCCTGACTCTGAATTCCGCTGGCAGAGTATCCAGCAGGTCGCCGAAGAGATAGGATTGCGGATTGATCCGACGCTCGTGGTTCGCATCGATTCCGCAGGTTGGTCCATTAAGGCGGGCGAACACCCCATGGCTCCTGAAATCGGCCACAAACCCATGAAGGGTCTCCTCGACCAGACGCGCGACTTCACGGCAGTATTTTGCTTTAACGATATCGCTGCAATCGGCGCCATACGCGCCTTGAAGGATGCGGGTTTGCGCGTTCCTGAAGATGTCTCTGTCGTAGGTTTCGACGACATCCAGTCTGCCGCCTACAACACGCCGTCGCTCACCACGGTGCGGCAGCCTCTGTTTGAAATGGGTCAACGTGGAGCGCAGATTCTGCTCGAACGTATCGCCAATCGCGAGGCACCGTTCTCCGCTGAAGTTGTCATGGCGCCGGAATTAGTGATCCGCGAATCCACCGGTCCGGCTAAATATTTTAAGGAATATTGA